CCTCCGCCGCCCCCGGCCCCTTCCAAGGACCGCGCGGCCTACGAAGCGGTCTGGAAGCGCGCCATGACCCTGGCGGCGGCCCGCGCCCACGCGGCGGCGATCCGGGAACTCGAAGCCCTGCTCCCCCGCGTGACGGAACCGGACGTCCGCGCGGACCTGACCGAAGATCTCCGGCTGTTCCGGGCGGCGCAGAACCTGCTGCAGAAGGGAATTAAGGCCCTGCGCGAGCGCTCCCTCGGATTCAATGTGTCCATCGTCGCGCTCGAACCCGATGGGAAGACCCGTCGGCACGACCAGCCGCTCCTGCGGATCGCCCCGACCCACCTCGAACTGCGGGAAACGCCGCCCGTCACATTCGCCGAGATCCTCCCGACGACCCTCGCGGAACTCGCCGGAGCCCCCAAGTCCGAAGCCGCCGCGGTGCTGTGCTGTCTGGAAGGGCATCCGCTGACGGCCGGCAAGCTCTGGAACCGCCCCACCATTCCGGACCGCTACTTCCGCGAAGCCGAAGCGATCAAGTCCCGGCGCACGTCCGAGCGCGAAGCGCAGGCCGGACGGCTTTTTCGGGAAGCTTTCGAGCAGTGGCTCTCTCCGGCCGCCCGGGTCGAAGGCCTGCGCGGGCTGGAGCGGTTGAAAAAGGAATTCGGGGACACGCTGGCGGCCGCCCGGCAGGAGGCGGTTCTGGAGGCGGCGCGCCCCGAGGGCGCCCGGGAGTATTTCCTGGCGGCCGGCGACCTGAAAAGCTCCGGCGCCCTGCGCCCGCGGCGATACGAGGAGGCGCGCGCCGCCTGGACGTGCGGCGCGCGGGCGGCGGACCGGCCGGACCCCGACTTCCTCGAGTTCGAGTTCTCCGCCCTGGGGGGAACGGCCTATCGCGCCTGGGTCTACGCGGGGGCGTGCTGTCTGGAACACTTCGCCTTCGGAGTGCAGGTCACCGACCATCCCTCGGCCTCCATCGGGAGCGAAGGGTCCATCCCCGTGACCCCCTCGGCGCTTCTGCCCCGCACGCATTCCGCCCACCCCGCGCGGGGCGAACCGGCCCGCTGGGAATGGGTGCTCCTGCCCTTGCCCGCCTTCCGGACGGAGGGGCGAAAGACGGTCCGCCTCGTGCGGCTCCGGGAGAATTTCAGCGCGGCATGGGTGTTCGTCTCCTCGGCGCGGACCGCGCCTCTTCCCCTCCCCGAGGCGCGCGAAGCGGAACGCGAGCGGCCGACGCTCCCGATCCCTCCCGCCCCCCGATCCCCGAGGGGCCGCATCCTTCGCGAATACTGGACCGACATCGACGGCAACGAATTGCGGGCGCTCAAGGAACATCCGCTCTTCATCGCCGGACGCCCGACCGGCGCGGAGTGGGCCACGAGCCTGGAAGGTCCGCGGGACTGGCGCGAACGGTACGGCACGAGATTCCGGGGTTACCTGTGGCCTCCGGCGACGGGGGAATACACGTTCTGGATCTCCGGAGACGATCAGTGCGAGCTGTGGCTGAGTCCCAATGAGGACCCCGGCCGCAAACAAAAGATCGCCCACGTCCCCGGTTTCACCGATCCGCGCCAGTGGGAACGCGACCCGGCGCAGAAATCCCGGCCCGTGTCCCTGGTCCGCGGCCGGCGTTACTACATCGAGGTGCTGCACAAACAGGGAGGCGGGGGAGACCACGTCGCCGTCGGATGGCAGCTCCCCGACGGAACGCTCGAGCGCCCCATTCCGGGCAGGCGCCTGTCGCCCCCTCTGCACGATCCCCTGACCCTCTTCACGTCTCCTCTCCCGGGCGATGCGTTCCCCGCCCGCGCCGACCTCACGGTGGAACTCGAAACCGTCAACCTCCATCCCGTCCGGATCGAGCTCTTTCACGCCTCCACGAAACTCGGAGAGCTTCGTCCCTCCGCCCCCGCCTATCGCTGGACCAACATCCCGGCGGGCAGCCACCCGCTTCTGGCGCGCGTGACGGACCGTTCGGGCGAGGTGCTGCTGGCCCCGCCCGTCCACATCCGCGTGGGCGAGGTTTCCTTCTACCGGGGCATCAACCTGAACGGCCCGCCGTGCGTCATCGACGGTCAGAAGTGGGAGGGCCGGGACGCCAAAAACCTCGAGGTCCGCGGCCGCGGGTTCGGACGGCCGGACGCGGAGCTGCGTGTGCCGGCGGAATCGGCCCGCGCGGACATGATCCGCTCCTCGATCCGCGACGACGACGTTTCGATCGCCCTCACGTCGGTTCCGAAAGGCGCCTACCTCGTTTACCTTTATGTCTGGGAGAGCGAAACCTCCCGCACGTACGACGTCACCCTCAACGGCAAGGTCGTCCAGTCCCGGTTCGCCTCCGGCCCCGCCGGCCACTGGGAGCGGCTGGGCCCCTGGACCGCGGACGTCTCCGACGGCAAGATCGAAGTGCGGACCTCGGGAGGGCCGGCGCACGTGTCGGGCCTGGAGATTTGGCGCCTCGGAGCGGACGCCAAGTGAAGTTTCCCGGGCGTCTTTTCGAAAAACCCGCCGCGCCGGACGCTGTTTCATAGACGAAAGCCCCGAGGACCCGCATGAAAACATGCCTTGCGCTTCTGGCGCTGACCGGCGCCGCCGGCCTGCGGCAGGATCCCGCGGAAGATCTTCCTCCCGGAGGGATCGCCGTCCGGATCGGCTGGCGGGAGGAAGGGGATCCCGCCTGGGCGCTCGCCGACACCGGCCGATGGCTCGTCCACATTCTCGTCGCCGACGAGGACCGCGCGGACTCCGTCCGCCGCGCGCTCGCCGGGCGCGGGCGGTCCGGCGCCGTCACGGCGGAGGCCTGGGGCGGCGGGCGCCTCCCCTTTCCCGACCATCTGGTCAACGCGGTCCTCGCGGACGCGCCCGGCCCGGCGCCGGAGGAGGAAATGCTGCGCATCCTCGTTCCCGGCGGGACGCTCCGGATCGGCGAGCGCCGGGTGCGCAAGCCCTTCCCGCCCCGGCACGGATCCTGGACCCACGCGCGGCATGGAGCCGACGGCAACATGGTTTCGGAGGACGCGTCGGTGGCGGCTCCCACGGGGTTGCGCTGGGTGGCGGGTCCCGCGCAGGACGCGGGCGGCCGGAAGTGGTACTACGACCATGTCTTCCTCGCCGCCGGGGGGCGGGCGTTCTACGTCTACGAGGAGTCCCTCGTCGCCCGCGACGCCTACAACGGGCTTCTCCTCTGGACCCGGCCGCTGAAAATCCACACGTTCAAGGAACGGGGGACGACCACGCCCTCCGAGAAAAACCCCAGGAATCTCGTGGGCTCTCGGACGACCAAGGTCCGTCCGGTCGTCGCCGGCGACACGCTTTTCGCCGCGGCGGACGGAAAGCTCCTCGCGCTGGACGCCGCCACGGGCCGGGACGCCGCCGTTCTCGACGTGCTGAAGAATCCCCGGGAGCTTTTGGTGGAAAACGGGACCCTGGTCGTCGCGGAGGAAGGCGCGCTGCGGGCGTGGGACGTCGCCGCCCGCAAGCTCCTCTGGAGCGCGCCCCTTTCGGCCCGGCGGATCGTGGCGGGCGGCGGAGCGGTCTACGCCCTTTCGGGAACGGAGGCGGCGGCGTTCGACCTGGCCACGGGCCGCGAGCGCTGGCGGATCCACGATTCGGACGTCCAGCAGGTCCTGACGGCGACCTACGGGGAGAAGCTGCTCGTCCTCGAGAAGGCGACGCTGCGGGACGATCCCATCGGATGCGGTCTGATCGTCCTTTCCGCGGAGGACGGACGCACGCTCTGGAAGAAGGACCTGGCGCCCCGGATGACGCATTACCAGGAAACGCGGGCCTTCTTCGCGCAGGGGCTGCTCTGGGTG
This genomic window from Planctomycetota bacterium contains:
- a CDS encoding PA14 domain-containing protein, with translation MGQEIVYCFRCLGRLTGADFEKGKGFRHEGKAVCLPCAQALLETARGTEREALEALLRKIPARKVSNPALPTLPASTESSRKLRALAAVPQDRKPASRTRVYLVAALGAIAVVALAVLALSSRKESVPAPVLQIEKTAPPPAPPPPPSPPPPRPASPFAAELEEIDRQVRPLTDKEEFGPALDLLEAVRRRRSDPAWDRAVAERIARVEEALRALYAPLREEAVAARRAGDAARVDRVLERVRRWKSDRLMGDLEEALAAAAPAPPPPPPPPAPSKDRAAYEAVWKRAMTLAAARAHAAAIRELEALLPRVTEPDVRADLTEDLRLFRAAQNLLQKGIKALRERSLGFNVSIVALEPDGKTRRHDQPLLRIAPTHLELRETPPVTFAEILPTTLAELAGAPKSEAAAVLCCLEGHPLTAGKLWNRPTIPDRYFREAEAIKSRRTSEREAQAGRLFREAFEQWLSPAARVEGLRGLERLKKEFGDTLAAARQEAVLEAARPEGAREYFLAAGDLKSSGALRPRRYEEARAAWTCGARAADRPDPDFLEFEFSALGGTAYRAWVYAGACCLEHFAFGVQVTDHPSASIGSEGSIPVTPSALLPRTHSAHPARGEPARWEWVLLPLPAFRTEGRKTVRLVRLRENFSAAWVFVSSARTAPLPLPEAREAERERPTLPIPPAPRSPRGRILREYWTDIDGNELRALKEHPLFIAGRPTGAEWATSLEGPRDWRERYGTRFRGYLWPPATGEYTFWISGDDQCELWLSPNEDPGRKQKIAHVPGFTDPRQWERDPAQKSRPVSLVRGRRYYIEVLHKQGGGGDHVAVGWQLPDGTLERPIPGRRLSPPLHDPLTLFTSPLPGDAFPARADLTVELETVNLHPVRIELFHASTKLGELRPSAPAYRWTNIPAGSHPLLARVTDRSGEVLLAPPVHIRVGEVSFYRGINLNGPPCVIDGQKWEGRDAKNLEVRGRGFGRPDAELRVPAESARADMIRSSIRDDDVSIALTSVPKGAYLVYLYVWESETSRTYDVTLNGKVVQSRFASGPAGHWERLGPWTADVSDGKIEVRTSGGPAHVSGLEIWRLGADAK